One segment of Antennarius striatus isolate MH-2024 chromosome 5, ASM4005453v1, whole genome shotgun sequence DNA contains the following:
- the iffo2b gene encoding intermediate filament family orphan 2 isoform X1 encodes MNSLIFTDIPPGPVCNVVPGSVAVTSALRNDLGSNIHVLKTLNLRFRCFLAKVHELERRNNLLESQLQKATQKQQYQHLYAREVAVQTDGPESRLPGTIWSFTHVRRQGERVETLHGPGVTWTHPDGVGVQIDTITPEVRAVYNVLAKVKRERDEYRRKWEEELTKREQLETTVESLQQSAQESSEVQDELSEKVDRLKAELVVFKSLMSDQMSDLDTKIQEKARRVDMDICRRIDITAKLCDVAQQRNSEDMSKMFNISPARSLPERASAVCCRRKERKAVSDEESSEMDAEPSPSEEETTGALNITDEMKRMLNQLHCSDNSFVARRETFEIDDDCDSLTWEENEETLLLWEDFTNYNMPCTIAAATACTNACASDGNGEPADPDSQDGSLGSLIDKTESLFKAREKEYQDTIGQIEMELATAKSDMNRHLHEYMEMCSMKRGLDVQMETCRRMIKGGRNSPSFSSVASSDSGNTDEIQDEMSDKDVEAEVPVS; translated from the exons ATGAACTCGCTGATTTTCACCGACATTCCTCCCGGTCCGGTCTGTAACGTCGTTCCCGGGTCGGTTGCGGTGACCAGCGCCCTGCGAAATGACTTGGGCTCCAACATCCATGTGCTGAAGACCCTCAACCTGCGATTCCGCTGCTTCCTCGCCAAAGTCCATGAACTGGAGAGGAGAAACAATCTGTTGGAGAGCCAGCTTCAGAAAGCTACACAAAAACAGCAGTACCAACATCTTTACGCCCGAGAAGTCGCTGTGCAGACGGACGGTCCCGAGTCGCGACTGCCTGGCACCATCTGGAGTTTTACGCACGTCCGGAGACAAGGGGAGCGCGTTGAGACCCTCCACGGCCCCGGGGTGACGTGGACTCACCCGGACGGCGTCGGGGTGCAAATAGACACCATTACCCCAGAAGTGAGAGCCGTGTACAACGTGTTGGCTAAAGTCAAGAGGGAGAGGGACGAGTACAGGAGAAA ATGGGAAGAGGAGCTGACCAAAAGAGAGCAACTGGAAACTACGGTGGAATCGCTGCAGCAG AGCGCCCAGGAGTCCTCTGAGGTCCAGGATGAGCTGAGTGAGAAGGTGGACAGACTGAAGGCTGAACTTGTGGTCTTCAAGAGTCTGATGAGTGAT CAAATGTCTGATCTGGACACCAAGATTCAGGAGAAAGCCAGGAGGGTGGACATGGACATCTGTAGGCGGATCGACATCACGGCCAAGCTGTGTGATGTGGCTCAGCAACGCAACTCCGAGGACATGTCGAAGATGTTCAACATCAGTCCAGCCAGGTCGCTCCCAGAGAGG GCTTCTGCagtctgctgcaggaggaaagAACGCAAAGCTGTGTCCGATGAGGAAAGTTCAGAGATGGATGCTGAGCCCAGCCCGTCAGAGGAGGAGACCACGGGGGCTCTAAATATCACTGACGAGATGAAGCGAATGCTCAATCAGCT ACATTGTTCAGATAACTCCTTTGTTGCCAGGCGCGAGACATTTGAAATCGACGACGACTGTGACAGTCTGACATGGGAAGAAAATGAGGAGACTCTGTTGTTATGGGAGGACTTCACAAATTACAACATGCCATGCACCATTGCTGCTGCGACAGCCTGCACAAATGCCTGTGCCTCCGATGGCAACGGTGAACCCGCTGATCCT GACTCCCAGGATGGAAGTCTTGGCAGCCTCATCGATAAAACCGAGTCACTGTTTAAGGCCAGAGAGAAGGAGTACCAGGACACCATCGGTCAGATCGAG ATGGAGTTGGCCACGGCAAAGAGTGACATGAACCGACATCTGCACGAGTACATGGAGATGTGCAGCATGAAGAGAGGCCTGGATGTCCAAATGGAGACCTGCAGACGGATGATTAAAGGTGGGAGGAACTCTCCCTCTTTCAGCTCGGTGGCCAGCAGCGACTCAGGGAACACAGACGAAATCCAGGATGAGATGTCGGACAAAGATGTTGAGGCTGAGGTCCCGGTCAGCTGA
- the iffo2b gene encoding intermediate filament family orphan 2 isoform X2, which produces MNSLIFTDIPPGPVCNVVPGSVAVTSALRNDLGSNIHVLKTLNLRFRCFLAKVHELERRNNLLESQLQKATQKQQYQHLYAREVAVQTDGPESRLPGTIWSFTHVRRQGERVETLHGPGVTWTHPDGVGVQIDTITPEVRAVYNVLAKVKRERDEYRRKWEEELTKREQLETTVESLQQSAQESSEVQDELSEKVDRLKAELVVFKSLMSDQMSDLDTKIQEKARRVDMDICRRIDITAKLCDVAQQRNSEDMSKMFNISPARSLPERASAVCCRRKERKAVSDEESSEMDAEPSPSEEETTGALNITDEMKRMLNQLRETFEIDDDCDSLTWEENEETLLLWEDFTNYNMPCTIAAATACTNACASDGNGEPADPDSQDGSLGSLIDKTESLFKAREKEYQDTIGQIEMELATAKSDMNRHLHEYMEMCSMKRGLDVQMETCRRMIKGGRNSPSFSSVASSDSGNTDEIQDEMSDKDVEAEVPVS; this is translated from the exons ATGAACTCGCTGATTTTCACCGACATTCCTCCCGGTCCGGTCTGTAACGTCGTTCCCGGGTCGGTTGCGGTGACCAGCGCCCTGCGAAATGACTTGGGCTCCAACATCCATGTGCTGAAGACCCTCAACCTGCGATTCCGCTGCTTCCTCGCCAAAGTCCATGAACTGGAGAGGAGAAACAATCTGTTGGAGAGCCAGCTTCAGAAAGCTACACAAAAACAGCAGTACCAACATCTTTACGCCCGAGAAGTCGCTGTGCAGACGGACGGTCCCGAGTCGCGACTGCCTGGCACCATCTGGAGTTTTACGCACGTCCGGAGACAAGGGGAGCGCGTTGAGACCCTCCACGGCCCCGGGGTGACGTGGACTCACCCGGACGGCGTCGGGGTGCAAATAGACACCATTACCCCAGAAGTGAGAGCCGTGTACAACGTGTTGGCTAAAGTCAAGAGGGAGAGGGACGAGTACAGGAGAAA ATGGGAAGAGGAGCTGACCAAAAGAGAGCAACTGGAAACTACGGTGGAATCGCTGCAGCAG AGCGCCCAGGAGTCCTCTGAGGTCCAGGATGAGCTGAGTGAGAAGGTGGACAGACTGAAGGCTGAACTTGTGGTCTTCAAGAGTCTGATGAGTGAT CAAATGTCTGATCTGGACACCAAGATTCAGGAGAAAGCCAGGAGGGTGGACATGGACATCTGTAGGCGGATCGACATCACGGCCAAGCTGTGTGATGTGGCTCAGCAACGCAACTCCGAGGACATGTCGAAGATGTTCAACATCAGTCCAGCCAGGTCGCTCCCAGAGAGG GCTTCTGCagtctgctgcaggaggaaagAACGCAAAGCTGTGTCCGATGAGGAAAGTTCAGAGATGGATGCTGAGCCCAGCCCGTCAGAGGAGGAGACCACGGGGGCTCTAAATATCACTGACGAGATGAAGCGAATGCTCAATCAGCT GCGCGAGACATTTGAAATCGACGACGACTGTGACAGTCTGACATGGGAAGAAAATGAGGAGACTCTGTTGTTATGGGAGGACTTCACAAATTACAACATGCCATGCACCATTGCTGCTGCGACAGCCTGCACAAATGCCTGTGCCTCCGATGGCAACGGTGAACCCGCTGATCCT GACTCCCAGGATGGAAGTCTTGGCAGCCTCATCGATAAAACCGAGTCACTGTTTAAGGCCAGAGAGAAGGAGTACCAGGACACCATCGGTCAGATCGAG ATGGAGTTGGCCACGGCAAAGAGTGACATGAACCGACATCTGCACGAGTACATGGAGATGTGCAGCATGAAGAGAGGCCTGGATGTCCAAATGGAGACCTGCAGACGGATGATTAAAGGTGGGAGGAACTCTCCCTCTTTCAGCTCGGTGGCCAGCAGCGACTCAGGGAACACAGACGAAATCCAGGATGAGATGTCGGACAAAGATGTTGAGGCTGAGGTCCCGGTCAGCTGA